One part of the Desulforegula conservatrix Mb1Pa genome encodes these proteins:
- the mraY gene encoding phospho-N-acetylmuramoyl-pentapeptide-transferase: protein MIYHILYPLHSYFSFFNIFRYITLRSIYAGLTAFIISFLLGPYVITKLREMQVGQYIRECGPKSHFDKAGTPTMGGVLIIFSIVFAVLLWADLTNYYVWISLFTLIGYFMVGFLDDYLMQVKKRSKGLSPRSKLIYQTIIAVAASVLIYYAPNFKTTVTIPFFKNLVPDLGLFYIPFAAFIIVGASNAVNLTDGLDGLAIGPMIIASVTFMIFCYVAGHANFANYLKITPVPGCGEIAVICGALAGAGAGFLWFNAYPAQVFMGDTGSLPLGAILGTIAVIAKQEILLVIVGGLFVIEALSVIFQVGYFKLTKGKRIFRMAPLHHHFELKGWPEPKVIVRFWIISMALSLIALSTLKIR, encoded by the coding sequence TTGATTTACCATATTCTTTATCCACTACACTCATATTTTTCTTTTTTTAATATTTTCAGATATATCACTCTAAGGAGCATATATGCTGGACTTACTGCATTCATAATAAGCTTTCTTCTTGGACCCTATGTCATAACCAAATTGAGAGAAATGCAGGTCGGCCAGTATATCAGGGAGTGCGGCCCCAAGTCCCATTTTGACAAGGCAGGAACTCCCACCATGGGCGGAGTTCTGATTATTTTCTCCATAGTATTTGCTGTTCTTCTCTGGGCTGATCTGACTAATTATTATGTATGGATATCCCTTTTCACACTTATCGGTTATTTCATGGTCGGGTTTCTGGACGATTACCTTATGCAGGTCAAAAAAAGAAGCAAAGGCCTAAGTCCGAGAAGCAAGCTTATTTACCAGACAATAATAGCTGTTGCAGCTTCAGTTCTCATCTATTACGCGCCAAATTTCAAGACAACGGTGACAATACCTTTTTTCAAGAATCTTGTTCCCGACCTAGGCCTTTTTTACATCCCGTTCGCCGCATTCATAATAGTTGGGGCATCCAATGCGGTAAATCTGACCGACGGACTCGACGGCCTTGCAATAGGCCCGATGATCATAGCGTCGGTAACCTTCATGATATTCTGCTATGTGGCCGGACACGCCAACTTCGCAAATTACCTCAAGATCACCCCTGTTCCAGGATGCGGTGAAATAGCTGTTATATGTGGGGCGCTTGCCGGAGCAGGAGCAGGATTCCTCTGGTTCAATGCCTACCCTGCCCAGGTGTTCATGGGGGACACAGGATCACTTCCGCTTGGCGCCATCCTTGGTACAATTGCAGTAATTGCCAAGCAGGAGATACTTCTTGTAATAGTTGGAGGCCTTTTTGTCATTGAAGCGCTGTCAGTTATTTTTCAGGTGGGATATTTCAAACTTACCAAAGGCAAAAGAATCTTCAGAATGGCTCCGCTTCATCATCATTTCGAATTAAAGGGCTGGCCCGAGCCAAAGGTAATAGTAAGGTTCTGGATAATATCCATGGCCCTGTCCCTTATTGCGCTGAGCACACTGAAAATAAGATAA
- the murD gene encoding UDP-N-acetylmuramoyl-L-alanine--D-glutamate ligase: MDIKGKKITILGLQKTGVALAEFLAKRGALITVSDRSDEKSLGDKASKIRNLGIDLETGGHSDSSFENRDYIILSPGVPHTLPQLEKARQMGVSVIGEVELASRFIDCPIIAITGTNGKSTATTLAGEMLKKSGFNVFVGGNLGTPLVSCLDLSEKPDFVVAEISSFQLDTCVSFRPKAAILLNITEDHLDRYKDMEGYADSKMLVFKNQNNDDFAILNAADSMTIDRMQRIHSSKYFFNEANHSDHSADFRSGKLVLKSGADNQITIDISRYRLKGIHNLENLAAAALATWLLGATSEGIQETVDSFAGLAHRVEFCGEVKGVSFYDDSKATNIDAALRAVEGFEQPLAIIMGGRDKGATFELMIGALKKHTVKAILIGEAAEKIGRAFKGSVDTVIADSMEDAVRKGFEAVRPTGGAVVLSPACASFDMFDNYGHRGKVFQESAAKIIMEAGGHGE; this comes from the coding sequence ATGGATATAAAAGGTAAAAAAATAACTATTCTGGGACTTCAGAAAACAGGGGTGGCTCTTGCTGAGTTTCTGGCAAAAAGAGGCGCCCTTATTACTGTGAGTGACAGGTCAGATGAGAAATCGCTCGGAGACAAAGCATCCAAAATCAGAAATCTTGGAATAGATCTTGAGACTGGAGGCCACTCTGACTCATCTTTTGAAAACAGGGATTATATTATCCTGAGCCCCGGAGTTCCGCATACCCTGCCCCAGCTCGAAAAAGCAAGACAAATGGGGGTATCAGTCATAGGCGAAGTGGAACTTGCATCGAGATTCATTGACTGCCCGATAATAGCCATAACAGGCACAAACGGCAAAAGCACGGCAACCACGCTTGCAGGTGAAATGCTTAAAAAATCAGGATTCAATGTTTTTGTTGGCGGCAATCTCGGAACGCCCCTTGTTTCATGCCTCGATCTTTCTGAAAAACCTGATTTCGTTGTGGCAGAAATAAGCAGCTTTCAACTTGACACATGTGTATCATTCAGGCCAAAGGCTGCGATTCTTCTGAATATTACGGAAGACCATCTTGACAGATACAAGGACATGGAAGGCTATGCAGATTCTAAAATGCTTGTTTTCAAAAATCAGAATAATGATGACTTTGCCATCCTGAACGCTGCTGACAGCATGACCATTGACAGGATGCAAAGGATACATTCTTCCAAATATTTTTTTAATGAAGCAAACCATTCTGACCATTCAGCAGATTTCAGATCAGGAAAACTGGTTCTTAAAAGTGGCGCAGATAATCAGATAACAATAGACATTTCAAGATACAGACTAAAGGGCATCCATAACCTCGAAAACCTCGCAGCTGCGGCGCTTGCCACATGGCTCCTCGGCGCAACAAGTGAAGGAATCCAGGAAACTGTTGACAGCTTCGCAGGACTTGCCCACAGGGTTGAATTCTGCGGAGAAGTTAAGGGAGTAAGCTTTTACGATGACTCCAAAGCAACAAATATTGACGCAGCCCTGAGAGCCGTTGAGGGTTTTGAACAGCCGCTTGCAATAATAATGGGAGGAAGGGATAAGGGCGCAACATTTGAGCTCATGATCGGGGCCCTAAAAAAACATACTGTCAAGGCCATTCTGATCGGCGAAGCCGCTGAAAAAATAGGCCGAGCCTTCAAAGGATCAGTTGACACAGTTATCGCAGACAGTATGGAAGATGCTGTCAGAAAAGGATTTGAAGCAGTAAGGCCAACAGGAGGTGCGGTTGTTCTGTCCCCAGCTTGCGCCAGCTTTGACATGTTTGACAATTACGGGCACAGGGGAAAGGTTTTCCAGGAATCGGCAGCCAAGATCATAATGGAAGCAGGAGGACATGGAGAATAG
- the ftsW gene encoding putative lipid II flippase FtsW produces the protein MENSQKTPFILDTALLFPTLLLTGFGVVMVYSASSAISLDKFQTDFYFLKKQGIFAVMGILAMIGARFVPYRFYRNNPYLFLGGAIFLLSAVIISGIGHKAGGAARWLKLGPISFQPSEFARIAMIIYLAYSLEKKKDRIREAFIGFIPHVAVLGMLICLTMLQPDFGSIAILAAITWAMLFAGGVRLLHLIGSLIPFLPALYIYMVSADYRIQRLKSFWDPWQYHSDEGYQIVHSLMAFGTGGIWGTGIGQGFQKLFYLPEPHTDFIFSVIGEETGLIGVMSVIFLYGIILWRGFKISVEASGRFESLLAFGLTVSMGIQICINTGVSLGLLPAKGLALPFLSYGGSSMLMNMITIGILMNIKASNGIKE, from the coding sequence ATGGAGAATAGTCAAAAGACGCCCTTCATACTCGACACAGCGCTGCTTTTTCCTACCCTTCTCCTGACAGGCTTCGGCGTTGTCATGGTTTACAGCGCAAGCTCGGCCATTTCACTGGATAAATTCCAGACAGATTTTTATTTCCTGAAAAAACAGGGAATATTTGCTGTCATGGGTATCCTTGCAATGATAGGCGCCCGTTTTGTGCCTTACAGGTTTTACAGAAACAACCCATATCTCTTTCTTGGAGGGGCAATATTTCTTCTCTCTGCGGTAATTATATCCGGAATAGGACATAAGGCAGGGGGGGCTGCAAGATGGCTCAAACTTGGCCCCATATCTTTTCAGCCATCCGAATTTGCAAGAATAGCCATGATAATCTACCTTGCCTATTCACTGGAAAAGAAAAAAGATCGAATCAGGGAGGCTTTCATAGGATTCATTCCACATGTGGCTGTACTTGGAATGCTCATATGCCTGACCATGCTTCAGCCGGACTTCGGGTCAATAGCAATTTTAGCTGCAATTACCTGGGCAATGCTTTTTGCAGGAGGGGTTAGACTGCTTCATTTAATTGGCTCTCTTATTCCGTTTCTTCCTGCGCTATATATATATATGGTGAGTGCGGATTACAGAATCCAGAGGCTTAAAAGTTTCTGGGACCCATGGCAGTATCATTCGGACGAAGGTTACCAGATAGTTCATTCACTCATGGCGTTTGGAACCGGAGGAATATGGGGTACAGGCATAGGTCAGGGTTTTCAGAAACTCTTTTACCTGCCTGAACCGCATACTGACTTCATTTTTTCGGTTATAGGAGAAGAGACCGGCCTCATTGGAGTCATGAGCGTAATTTTTCTTTATGGAATAATACTCTGGAGAGGTTTCAAGATATCCGTGGAAGCGTCCGGAAGATTCGAATCTCTTCTTGCATTTGGTCTGACTGTTTCCATGGGAATCCAGATCTGCATTAATACAGGGGTATCCCTTGGCCTGCTTCCGGCTAAAGGACTGGCTCTGCCTTTTTTAAGCTATGGTGGAAG